From Rissa tridactyla isolate bRisTri1 chromosome 7, bRisTri1.patW.cur.20221130, whole genome shotgun sequence, a single genomic window includes:
- the ZNF142 gene encoding zinc finger protein 142 isoform X1 — MSAEVAVSEGASREMEALCSELLLPTPGEAGAMGSPGVDSAGLAGTPPLTASQDLLLAEASMPGEGAHAEGSNVEIFIEAVAGNVTLSNAANATEVLVKVVELYFCERCSQSFPEASLLSQHQCLLLPPSGHLELPRALLASASEGQSEPGASEPPGASKQEASALECLLCPICREAFKQPGDLKEHFKTHRTPLGALPCPEKGCCFTTEDRKQLRGHLRRLHGASPVSCTYRACPLLFPSRPAMEQHHRTHFPFHCGHCDFITANAKLFWQHRKGHAAEPPDETLVTGSHPGSAPHGLAQQRCILPSAEGQEEVGNCHSGWEATAAEARPAKPTGTGEVSLEGQKASAGEEDSDSGGDESPEEDGESPCEGKAKEDGKAAPKKARVLRAQHFKGDVVEGSEYLYKTHMCPECKRCFKKRTHLVEHLHLHFPDPSLQCPNCHKYFTSKSKLKIHMMRETGEKAHRCPLCHYSSVEKNALNRHMASMHEDISNFYSDVYSCPVCEEKFRLSQALKEHLKTHKAEPKRLSCFQGGCGYCAEDRKEFVRHLKDAHGIKAVECKYHACSLLFGTAEAMEAHRKTHYAFHCQQCDFICSNKHVFRKHKKQGHPGSEQLQCSFCPYATFNPVEFHDHVGKMHANEKIHKCTECTFATAHKRVLIRHMLLHTGEKPHKCELCDFTCRDVSYLSKHMLTHSNDKNFMCTECGYITKWKHYLNVHMRKHTGDLRYQCNQCSYRCHRADQLSSHKLRHQGKSLICEVCGFACKRKYELQKHMQAKHSQNYQVPIFQCQYCTYQTKYKQALLNHENCKHTKQKEFRCALCSYCTFSNTSLFFHKRKIHGYVPGDKDWLDNYASKELEISSSEALFGYELGAALRADPSSPLASKEQWAKVKPTQRESQGKEGEQAFVMPLLGQDTAPHQSGGEAEGGVGEGEQSHPTAGHALGDDCMQGDAPAGSTELAASGDMAESCTLQLEALNVSSDPLLEHLNGESCMTQPESVEMLSCKEPPAAYEMLGSQDDLGLEDNDNTLEDIPDFDEEDPDVQQDEAVRLEDRAAAGDSQGKDTLRETTGHLEGSCSDHPKLMADTEMRETSQAELPEAWLSVLKMAEQSQPPVPEDAATSGDDARGGSESVLKALRKQDKEQAETLVLEGRVQMLVVQSESQIFKCEKCSYITRKEKSMSLHSKASCQSRRAPLVCHECGASFKQQRGLNTHLLKKCPVLLKKNKILKPAGQEPPGLCQPDDQPGDNGMETSESERGGSEESGHGENPWEDELLPGKTKAAGSPLGGGRALGCPTPEKSLLGDSTEVVEEPPQPGDGADPGGDACPPQLGKPLEKYRLEGGKLHCNACSFVCSRVSTITSHVEDGCRSLEQFWCSLCPEAFRSRRALKSHCAEKHIVHPEEHRPQSTKLPEGGPASIEIGQPTEPPQDAATPKSTLRKRRRFSCPTCPFTCHQERAMKTHKKRGCMALGEFRCSSCPFTSKVAKALRLHRKLHRKHYSKRPQLQCRQCEFTCKQARCLRQHVRIKHEGVKPHKCRYCEFSTTRRYRLEAHQSLHTGVGRIACGICSQTFGTNSKLRIHRLRVHEKTPTHFCPLCDYSSYLQNDITRHVNSCHRGELNFGCSRCEARFSSETALKQHVLRRHEEKVSYGCPRCGFVCHSEATLKCHVQKQHPHLECSTCKETFATREALEEHKTQHFSHRCELCSFAAKERQQLVRHYVESHEPATPQDKPLRCPFCDFACRHQLVFDQHMKGHGGTRVYKCSDCEYTTKNRQKITWHIRIHTGEKPYKCHLCKYACADPSRLKYHMRIHKEERKYLCPDCGYKCKWVNQLKYHMTKHTGLKPYRCDECEYRTNRADALRVHKETRHREARSFICEQCGKAFKTRFLLKTHLKKHSEEKPYVCNACGRAFRWAAGLRHHYLTHTNEHPFFCRYCPYKAKQKFQVIKHIQRHHPEHGASDPSQGVGKDPSTPTVHLHAVQRERRAKDPPEMDQEQGCPTEKDGASQ, encoded by the exons ATGAGCGCAGAAGTGGCCGTCTCTGAGGGTGCCAGCAGGGAGATGGAGGCCCTGTGCTCGGAACTGCTCCTGCCCACAccaggagaggcaggagccaTGGGAAGCCCTGGTGTGGATAGTGCTGGCCTGGCCGGGACACCCCCGCTCACTGCTAGCCAGGActtgctgctggcagaggcaTCGATGCCTGGGGAAGGGGCTCACGCTGAAGGAAGCAATGTGGAAATATTCATCGAGGCAGTGGCTGGCAACGTGACCCTGAGCAACGCAGCCAATGCCACAG AGGTGCTGGTCAAAGTGGTGGAGCTCTATTTCTGTGAGAGGTGCAGCCAGAGCTTCCCGGAGGCCTCCCTGCTGTCCCAGCACCAGTGTCTGCTGCTGCCCCCCTCAGGGCACCTGGAGCTCCCTAGGGCACTGTTGGCTTCTGCCAGCGAGGGCCAGAGTGAGCCGGGGGCCTCGGAACCGCCTGGAGCCAGCAAGCAGGAAGCCTCTGCTCTGGAGTGCCTGCTGTGCCCTATCTGCCGGGAGGCGTTCAAGCAGCCTGGAGATCTCAAGGAGCACTTCAAGACCCACCGCACCCCACTgggagccctgccctgccccgagAAGGGCTGCTGCTTTACCACGGAGGACCGCAAGCAACTACGTGGCCACCTGCGCCGCCTGCATGGGGCCTCCCCTGTGTCCTGCACCTACCGTGCCTGCCCGCTGCTCTTCCCCAGCCGCCCAGCCATGGAGCAGCACCACCGCACCCACTTCCCCTTCCACTGTGGCCACTGCGACTTCATCACAGCCAATGCCAAGCTCTTCTGGCAGCACAGGAAGGGCCATGCTGCGGAGCCCCCTGATGAGACCCTCGTGACTGGCAGCCATCCTGGCTCAGCACCCCATGGCCTCGCGCAGCAGCGCTGCATCCTGCCATCAG cagaagggcaggaggaggtggggaatTGCCACTCTGGCTGGgaagccacagcagcagaagccaggcCAGCAAAGCCCACAGGCACTGGGGAGGTCTCCTTGGAGGGGCAGAAAGCATCAGCTGGAGAAGAGGACTCAGACAGCGGTGGGGATGAGTCACCAGAGGAGGATGGTGAGAGCCCCTGTGAAGGCAAGGCCAAAGAGGATGGGAAGGCGGCTCCCAAGAAAGCCAGAGTGCTGCGGGCACAGCACTTCAAAG GAGATGTTGTGGAGGGCTCCGAGTACCTCTACAAAACCCACATGTGCCCTGAATGCAAGCGGTGCTTCAAGAAGCGGACGCACCTGGTGGAGCACCTCCACCTGCACTTCCCTGACCCCAGCCTGCAGTGCCCCAACTGCCACAAGTACTTTACcagcaaaagcaaactgaaaatccaCATGATGCGGGAGACGGGTGAGAAGGCCCACCGCTGCCCACTCTGCCACTACAGCTCAGTGGAGAAGAACGCCCTCAACCGCCACATGGCCAGCATGCATGAGGACATTTCCAACTTCTACTCTGATGTTTACTCCTGCCCTGTCTGCGAGGAGAAGTTTCGGCTCAGCCAGGCTCTCAAAGAGCACTTGAAGACTCACAAAGCCGAGCCCAAGAGGCTGAGCTGCTTCCAGGGGGGCTGTGGCTACTGTGCAGAGGACCGGAAGGAATTTGTCCGTCACCTCAAGGATGCTCATGGCATCAAGGCGGTGGAGTGCAAGTACCATGCCTGCTCGCTGCTCTTCGGCACGGCTGAGGCCATGGAGGCTCACCGAAAAACCCACTATGCCTTCCACTGCCAGCAGTGTGACTTCATCTGCTCCAACAAGCACGTTTTCCGCAAGCACAAGAAGCAGGGGCACCCGGGCAGCGAGCAGCTGCAGTGCAGCTTCTGCCCCTATGCCACTTTCAACCCTGTGGAGTTTCACGACCACGTGGGCAAGATGCACGCCAACGAGAAGATCCACAAGTGCACCGAATGCACCTTTGCCACCGCACACAAGAGGGTGCTCATCCGGCACATGCTGCTGCACACCG GAGAGAAACCTCACAAGTGTGAGCTCTGCGACTTCACGTGCCGGGATGTGAGCTATCTGTCCAAGCACATGCTGACCCACTCCAACGACAAGAACTTCATGTGTACTGAGTGTGGGTATATCACCAAGTGGAAGCACTACCTGAATGTCCACATGCGCAAGCACACTGGAGATCTCCG GTACCAATGCAACCAGTGCTCGTACCGGTGCCATCGTGCCGACCAGCTGAGCAGCCACAAGCTGCGGCACCAGGGCAAAAGTCTGATCTGTGAGGTGTGTGGCTTCGCTTGCAAGCGCAAGTACGAGCTGCAGAAACACATGCAGGCAAAGCACTCACAGAACTACCAGGTGCCTATCTTCCAGTGCCAGTACTGCACCTACCAGACAAAGTACAAGCAGGCGCTGCTGAACCATGAGAACTGCAAGCACACCAAGCAGAAGGAGTTTCGCTGCGCCCTCTGCTCCTACTGCACCTTCAGCAACACCAGCCTCTTCTTCCACAAGCGCAAGATTCACGGCTACGTCCCCGGTGACAAGGACTGGCTGGACAACTACGCTAGCAAGGAGCTGGAGATCAGCTCGTCCGAGGCACTCTTCGGCTACGAGCTCGGCGCAGCCCTGCGTGCGGATCCCAGCTCCCCCCTTGCCAGCAAGGAGCAGTGGGCAAAGGTGAAGCCAACCCAGCGGGAGTCCCAGGGGAAAGAAGGGGAGCAAGCGTTCGTGATGCCCCTCCTTGGGCAGGATACCGCTCCGCACCAGAGTGGCGGCGAGGCAGAGGGAGGTGTGGGTGAGGGGGAGCAGAGTCATCCCACTGCTGGTCATGCCCTGGGAGATGACTGCATGCAAGGAGACGCTCCAGCAGGCTCGACTGAGCTCGCTGCTTCTGGGGACATGGCGGAGAGCTGCACATTGCAGTTGGAGGCACTGAACGTCTCATCTGACCCCCTCCTGGAGCATTTGAATGGAGAATCCTGCATGACACAGCCAGAGAGTGTGGAAATGCTGTCCTGCAAGGAGCCTCCTGCAGCCTATGAGATGCTGGGCTCCCAGGATGACCTTGGCTTGGAGGACAATGACAATACGCTTGAAGACATCCCGGACTTTGACGAAGAGGACCCAGATGTACAGCAGGACGAGGCAGTGAGGCTGGaggacagggcagcagcaggagatagCCAGGGAAAAGATACCCTAAGGGAGACCACAGGCCACCTTGAGGGGTCATGCTCGGACCACCCCAAGCTGATGGCAGACACTGAGATGAGAGAGACcagccaagctgagctgccagAGGCCTGGCTCAGTGTGCTGAAGATGGCTGAGCAGAGCCAGCCACCTGTCCCAGAGGATGCAGCCACCTCTGGTGATGATGCCAGAGGTGGCTCGGAATCGGTGCTGAAGGCACTGCGAAAGCAGGACAAGGAGCAGGCGGAGACGCTGGTGCTGGAGGGCAGGGTGCAGATGCTGGTGGTGCAGTCAGAGAGCCAGATCTTTAAGTGCGAGAAGTGCTCGTACATCACACGGAAGGAGAAGTCCATGTCCCTGCACTCCAAGGCCAGCTGTCAGAGCCGCCGGGCCCCGCTCGTGTGCCACGAGTGCGGCGCCAGCTTTAAGCAGCAAAGGGGACTCAACACCCATCTCCTCAAGAAGTGCCCGGTCCTCCTGAAGAAGAACAAGATCCTCAAACCAGCTGGTCAGGAGCCACCTGGGTTGTGCCAACCTGATGACCAGCCTGGTGATAACGGTATGGAAACATCGGAGAGCGAAAGGGGAGGCTCAGAGGAGTCTGGGCATGGTGAGAACCCCTGGGAAGATGAACTGCTGCCTGGTAAAACGAAGGCAGCAGGCAGTCCTTTGGGTGGGGGACGGGCCTTGGGCTGTCCTACCCCTGAGAAATCCCTGCTGGGTGACAGCACGGAGGTGGTAGAAGAGCCTCCCCAGCCAGGGGATGGTGCCGATCCAGGTGGAGATGCTTGTCCCCCTCAGCTTGGGAAACCCTTGGAGAAATATCGTCTGGAGGGAGGGAAGCTGCACTGCAATGCCTGCTCCTTCGTGTGCTCCCGTGTCTCCACCATCACCTCCCACGTGGAGGATGGGTGCCGGAGCCTGGAGCAGTTCTGGTGCTCCCTGTGCCCTGAGGCTTTCCGCTCCCGGCGAGCCCTCAAGAGTCACTGTGCTGAGAAGCACATTGTGCATCCTGAGGAGCACAGACCCCAAAGCACCAAGCTCCCCGAAGGGGGTCCGGCCAGCATTGAAATAGGCCAGCCCACTGAGCCCCCCCAGGATGCAgccaccccaaaatccaccctGCGCAAGAGAAGGCGTTTCTCCTGCCCCACCTGCCCTTTCACCTGCCACCAGGAACGGGCCATGAAGACGCACAAGAAGAGGGGCTGCATGGCGCTGGGCGAGTTtcgctgctcctcctgccccttcaCCTCCAAGGTGGCTAAAGCCTTGCGGCTGCACCGCAAGCTGCACCGCAAGCACTACAGCAAGCGGCCGCAGCTGCAGTGCCGCCAGTGCGAGTTCACCTGCAAGCAGGCCCGCTGCCTGCGGCAGCACGTCCGCATCAAGCACGAGGGGGTGAAGCCGCACAAGTGCCGCTACTGTGAGTTCAGCACCACGCGGCGATACCGCCTGGAAGCCCACCAGTCCCTGCACACCGGCGTGGGGCGCATCGCCTGCGGCATCTGCAGCCAGACCTTCGGCACCAACTCCAAGCTGCGCATCCACCGCCTGCGGGTGCACGAGAAGACGCCCACCCACTTCTGCCCGCTCTGCGACTACAGCAGCTACCTGCAGAATGACATCACCCGCCACGTCAACAGCTGCCACCGCGGCGAGCTCAACTTTGGCTGCTCCCGCTGCGAGGCTCGCTTCAGCTCCGAGACGGCCCTCAAGCAGCATGTCCTGCGGCGGCACGAGGAGAAGGTGTCCTACGGCTGCCCGCGCTGCGGCTTTGTGTGCCACAGCGAGGCCACGCTCAAGTGCCACGTGCAGAAGCAGCACCCGCACCTGGAGTGCAGTACCTGCAAGGAGACCTTTGCCACCCGGGAGGCTCTGGAGGAGCACAAGACGCAGCATTTCAGCCACCGTTGTGAGCTGTGCAGCTTTGCAGCCAAGGAGCGGCAGCAGCTGGTGCGGCATTATGTGGAGAGCCACGAGCCAGCCACCCCCCAGGACAAACCCCTGCGGTGCCCCTTCTGTGACTTTGCCTGCCGCCACCAGCTCGTCTTCGACCAGCATATGAAGGGCCACGGGGGCACCCGCGTGTACAAGTGCTCAGACTGCGAGTATACCACCAAGAACAGGCAGAAGATCACATGGCACATCCGCATCCACACTGGCGAGAAGCCCTACAAGTGCCACCTCTGTAAATACGCCTGCGCCGACCCTTCACGTCTCAAG TACCACATGCGGATCCACAAGGAGGAGCGGAAATACCTCTGCCCTGACTGCGGCTACAAGTGCAAGTGGGTGAACCAGCTCAAGTACCACATGACAAAGCACACAG gtctGAAGCCGTACCGCTGTGATGAGTGTGAGTACCGCACCAACCGGGCAGATGCCCTGCGGGTGCACAAGGAAACACGGCACCGGGAGGCCCGCTCCTTCATCTGCGAGCAGTGCGGCAAGGCCTTCAAGACCCGCTTCCTCCTCAAGACCCACCTGAAGAAGCACAGCGAGGAGAAGCCCTATGTCTGCAATGCCTGCGGGCGGGCTTTCCGCTGGGCAGCTGGCCTGCGCCACCATTACCTGACACACACCAACGAGCACCCCTTCTTCTGCCGCTACTGTCCCTACAAGGCCAAGCAGAAGTTTCAGGTCATCAAACACATCCAGCGGCATCACCCTGAGCATGGGGCCAGTGACCCCAGCCAAGGGGTGGGCAAGGACCCCAGCACGCCCACCGTCCACCTCCACGCCGTGCAGAGGGAGAGACGGGCCAAGGATCCCCCTGAGATGGACCAGGAACAAGGGTGCCCCACAGAGAAGGACGGTGCGTCGCAGTGA